The Brassica napus cultivar Da-Ae chromosome C7, Da-Ae, whole genome shotgun sequence genome has a segment encoding these proteins:
- the LOC106356524 gene encoding uncharacterized protein LOC106356524, whose product MGPIVITQLATGLSVLAGAVLVKSVLDQKPMAGGPFPRCPTCNGTGRVTCFCTRWSDGDVGCRRCSGSGRAACSNCGGTGTGTPLPVRITVQPPNRPF is encoded by the coding sequence ATGGGTCCAATCGTCATCACCCAGCTAGCCACAGGTCTTAGCGTCTTAGCCGGTGCGGTTTTAGTCAAATCGGTTCTTGACCAAAAGCCTATGGCCGGTGGTCCGTTCCCTCGTTGTCCGACCTGCAACGGTACAGGAAGAGTCACGTGCTTCTGCACTCGATGGTCTGATGGAGATGTTGGGTGTCGTAGGTGTTCTGGCTCGGGTCGTGCGGCGTGTAGCAATTGCGGTGGTACTGGAACCGGTACACCTTTACCGGTTCGGATCACGGTTCAGCCACCGAATCGCCCTTTCTAA